In Luteitalea sp. TBR-22, one genomic interval encodes:
- a CDS encoding DUF2490 domain-containing protein: MAVCCVLATAAPAAVAQTNLQLWGNVTLDWARSERLVYELDFEPKVLLAAPEGEPGWRNLDVTPNVEYAAKRWLDLVAETTVGFTRQTDNVDSFELSPRVGLRFHVFSRRVPTTGGVFGVRELPPTRRIVVRDLVRFESRNFIYTGDTSEPNSFTTRFRNRLEFLVPLNKQEVTNDGARYLLADWEWFVPLGQPAERFANKQRIRTGLGFRRSFSWRLELLYMWTRSRDTVQEGFTTNDNSINVRLKRVF; encoded by the coding sequence GTGGCGGTCTGCTGCGTGCTCGCGACCGCCGCGCCCGCGGCCGTCGCGCAGACGAACCTCCAGCTCTGGGGCAACGTGACCCTCGACTGGGCGAGGAGCGAGCGCCTGGTGTACGAACTCGACTTCGAGCCCAAGGTGCTGCTGGCGGCCCCGGAGGGCGAGCCGGGCTGGCGCAACCTGGATGTGACGCCGAACGTCGAGTATGCCGCGAAGCGCTGGCTCGATCTGGTGGCCGAGACGACGGTCGGCTTCACCAGGCAGACCGACAACGTGGACTCCTTCGAGCTGTCGCCGCGCGTCGGGCTCCGCTTCCACGTCTTCTCCCGCCGCGTGCCGACCACCGGCGGCGTGTTCGGCGTCCGCGAACTGCCGCCGACGCGGCGGATCGTGGTGCGCGACCTGGTGCGCTTCGAATCGCGCAACTTCATCTACACGGGCGACACCAGCGAACCGAACTCGTTCACCACTCGCTTTCGCAATCGCCTCGAGTTCCTCGTGCCGTTGAACAAGCAGGAAGTGACAAACGATGGCGCTCGGTACCTGCTCGCCGACTGGGAGTGGTTCGTGCCGCTCGGTCAGCCGGCCGAGCGGTTCGCCAACAAGCAGCGGATCCGGACCGGGCTCGGGTTCCGCCGCAGCTTCTCCTGGCGGCTCGAGCTCCTCTACATGTGGACCCGGTCGCGCGACACGGTGCAGGAGGGGTTCACGACCAACGACAACAGCATCAACGTCCGGCTGAAGCGGGTGTTCTGA
- a CDS encoding DUF3604 domain-containing protein produces MKRVIVIGIALLAVACGQQQAPSPAAEQAAAPKAEQLGGQPTGAGTTLNADAGEIEPADPAKFHKEPGYSPYAGRRYPERAYFGDEHVHTAWSVDAGGFGTTLGPEEATRFARGEEVTATSGQPVKLGTPLDWVAITDHSDGMGVITEIKAGNPELMKDPTLKKWHDMFAAGPAQARAAVMELIQAQATKKLPGAMTDPRFAMSLWTRNNVIAEKYNEPGRFTTLIGYEWTSNAGGGDNLHRNVIYRDGKARADMVVPYTTFQSENPEDLWKWMTAWEQKTGGKLLAIPHNGNLSNGRMFALSTFAGNPMSKEYAMERQRWEPLFEVIQMKGQSEAHPSIATTDEFVQNYELWDRGNLTMTPKKPGDMKYEYVRDALKNGLKFQRDLGANPFKYGSAAGTDTHNALVAAEEDNFFAKFPASEPRADRWSENAVKMGDRVVKGWEMTAAGYTAVWATGNTREELFDAMMRRETYGTSGPRMTVRFFGGYDFTKADVSRTPAAVGYDKGVPMGADLPAAPAGKAPTFLVAALKDPKSGNLDRIQVIKGWLDKSGTPQEKIYDVVWGDADRRKVVNGKLTPVGNTVDVARATWTNTIGDPELITVWTDPDFDPASPAFYYVRVLEIPTPRWTAYDAAYFKIKMDPNVPMITQERAITSPIWYTPR; encoded by the coding sequence ATGAAACGAGTCATCGTCATCGGGATCGCGCTGCTTGCCGTCGCGTGCGGCCAGCAACAGGCACCGTCGCCGGCTGCGGAGCAGGCGGCCGCCCCGAAGGCCGAACAGCTCGGAGGTCAGCCGACCGGCGCCGGGACCACGCTCAATGCCGACGCCGGCGAGATCGAGCCCGCCGACCCGGCGAAGTTCCACAAGGAGCCCGGCTACTCCCCCTATGCGGGCCGCCGCTACCCGGAGCGCGCCTACTTCGGCGACGAGCACGTCCACACGGCCTGGTCGGTGGATGCCGGGGGCTTCGGCACGACGCTCGGGCCCGAGGAGGCCACTCGCTTCGCGCGCGGTGAGGAAGTGACCGCGACGAGCGGGCAGCCCGTCAAGCTCGGCACGCCCCTCGACTGGGTGGCGATTACCGACCACTCCGACGGGATGGGCGTGATCACCGAGATCAAGGCGGGCAACCCGGAGTTGATGAAGGACCCGACGCTCAAGAAGTGGCACGACATGTTCGCGGCGGGGCCGGCCCAGGCAAGGGCGGCCGTCATGGAGCTCATCCAGGCACAGGCGACCAAGAAGCTGCCGGGCGCGATGACCGATCCCAGGTTCGCGATGTCGCTCTGGACCAGGAACAACGTGATCGCGGAGAAGTACAACGAGCCCGGACGCTTCACCACCCTGATCGGCTACGAGTGGACGTCCAATGCCGGGGGCGGCGACAACCTGCACCGCAACGTCATCTACCGCGACGGCAAGGCCCGGGCCGACATGGTGGTGCCCTACACCACGTTCCAGAGCGAGAACCCGGAAGACCTCTGGAAGTGGATGACCGCGTGGGAACAGAAGACGGGCGGCAAGCTGCTCGCCATCCCGCACAACGGCAACCTCTCGAACGGTCGCATGTTCGCGCTGTCCACCTTCGCGGGCAACCCGATGTCGAAGGAGTACGCCATGGAGCGGCAGAGGTGGGAGCCGCTGTTCGAAGTCATCCAGATGAAGGGCCAGAGCGAGGCACATCCCTCGATTGCCACCACTGACGAGTTCGTCCAGAACTACGAGTTGTGGGATCGCGGCAACCTGACGATGACGCCGAAGAAGCCGGGCGACATGAAGTACGAGTACGTGCGCGACGCGCTGAAGAACGGCCTGAAGTTCCAGCGGGATCTGGGCGCCAATCCGTTCAAGTACGGAAGCGCCGCCGGCACCGACACCCACAACGCGCTGGTCGCCGCCGAAGAGGACAACTTCTTTGCCAAGTTCCCTGCCTCGGAACCGCGCGCCGACCGCTGGAGCGAGAACGCCGTGAAGATGGGAGACCGGGTCGTCAAGGGCTGGGAGATGACGGCGGCCGGCTACACGGCCGTCTGGGCCACGGGCAACACGCGCGAGGAGTTGTTCGACGCGATGATGCGGCGCGAGACCTACGGCACGAGCGGGCCGCGGATGACCGTGCGCTTCTTCGGCGGCTACGACTTCACGAAGGCCGACGTCTCGCGGACGCCCGCGGCCGTCGGATACGACAAGGGCGTGCCGATGGGCGCCGACCTTCCAGCGGCTCCGGCCGGCAAGGCCCCGACGTTCCTGGTGGCCGCGCTCAAGGATCCGAAGAGTGGCAACCTCGATCGCATCCAGGTCATCAAGGGATGGCTCGACAAGTCTGGGACGCCGCAGGAGAAGATCTACGACGTGGTCTGGGGCGACGCCGACCGGCGCAAGGTCGTCAACGGCAAGCTGACGCCCGTCGGCAACACCGTGGACGTCGCGCGCGCCACGTGGACGAACACGATCGGCGACCCCGAGCTGATCACCGTGTGGACCGACCCCGACTTCGATCCGGCCTCGCCCGCGTTCTACTACGTTCGGGTGCTCGAGATCCCGACGCCGCGGTGGACCGCGTACGACGCGGCCTACTTCAAGATCAAGATGGACCCCAACGTCCCGATGATCACGCAGGAGCGCGCCATCACGTCTCCGATCTGGTACACCCCGCGATGA
- a CDS encoding peptidyl-prolyl cis-trans isomerase, protein MIHRAWLGRLWREPLAQFLAIGALLFLVFSWRGGPSGSSRIVITPGQLDTMAATFERTWQRPPSERELKGLVDDYVREEIATREAMAMGLDRDDIAIRRRLRLKYEFVAAEASDSAPPSDAELEAWLRTHADAFRVDAEISFRQVFINADRRGPTADKDARAILAQLAAAGPSAPLDGIGDTFMLPQEMERASRTDIARQYGSGFAQDLVKVEPGRWAGPLQSGLGMHVVLVRERREGRLPALAEVRAQVEREFLADRRRRELDALYEQLLSRYTVTMDPLQPASAAAATPDAAQAPARGSGR, encoded by the coding sequence ATGATCCACCGCGCCTGGCTCGGGCGCCTGTGGCGGGAACCCCTCGCGCAGTTCCTGGCCATCGGCGCCCTGCTCTTTCTCGTCTTCTCGTGGCGCGGCGGGCCCTCCGGCTCGTCGCGCATCGTGATCACCCCCGGGCAGCTCGACACGATGGCCGCGACGTTCGAACGGACGTGGCAGCGGCCACCCAGCGAGCGCGAACTGAAGGGGCTGGTGGACGACTACGTCCGCGAGGAGATTGCGACGCGGGAAGCGATGGCGATGGGGCTGGATCGCGACGACATCGCGATCCGGCGCCGTCTCCGCCTGAAGTACGAGTTCGTGGCCGCGGAGGCGAGCGACTCGGCGCCGCCGTCCGACGCCGAGCTCGAGGCGTGGCTCCGGACCCACGCCGACGCGTTCCGGGTGGACGCCGAGATCAGTTTCCGCCAGGTGTTCATCAACGCCGACCGCCGCGGCCCGACGGCCGACAAGGACGCACGGGCGATCCTGGCGCAGTTGGCCGCGGCGGGCCCTTCGGCGCCGCTCGACGGCATCGGCGACACCTTCATGCTGCCCCAGGAGATGGAACGGGCGTCGCGCACCGACATCGCGCGTCAGTACGGCAGCGGCTTTGCACAGGACCTCGTGAAGGTCGAGCCCGGGCGATGGGCAGGTCCCCTGCAGTCCGGCCTCGGGATGCACGTGGTCCTGGTCCGCGAACGCCGGGAGGGGCGGCTGCCCGCTCTCGCCGAGGTGCGCGCGCAGGTGGAGCGCGAGTTCCTGGCCGACCGGCGCCGTCGCGAACTGGACGCGTTGTACGAACAGCTGTTGTCCCGCTACACGGTGACGATGGACCCGCTGCAGCCGGCAAGCGCGGCCGCGGCGACGCCCGATGCGGCGCAGGCCCCGGCGCGGGGGAGCGGCAGGTGA
- a CDS encoding HupE/UreJ family protein, which produces MMHRRVVVGLLSILALLLVAGATVRAHELRPGFLELRETAPGVYRLLWKSPAGGESPIHVVPILPRDCRLITGGQQQLTPGAPVVRGTLECPGSIQGRTIEIDGLASTTVDVLVRVHHAGGRLESHVLKPIDPQVTLGAATTGWQRALGYLRLGIEHILLGVDHLLFVLGLLLIVGGRWMLFKTISSFTVAHSITLAIATLGYASAPLLPLNAAIALSILFLGPEIVRKRQGGTSLTIAQPWLVAFAFGLLHGFGFASGLTTMGLPQAEIPMALLLFNVGVEIGQVGFVGLILALERSFRTLEIRWPRFAEALPAYVVGSLGAYWTIQRTVVLLGALR; this is translated from the coding sequence ATGATGCACCGGCGCGTTGTCGTTGGCCTCCTGTCGATCCTCGCCCTCCTGCTGGTGGCCGGCGCGACCGTGCGGGCGCACGAACTGCGTCCCGGCTTCCTCGAACTGCGGGAAACGGCGCCCGGCGTGTACAGGCTTCTCTGGAAGAGTCCGGCTGGGGGCGAGTCGCCAATCCACGTGGTGCCGATCCTGCCGAGGGACTGCCGCCTCATCACAGGCGGCCAGCAGCAGCTGACGCCCGGCGCGCCGGTGGTGCGGGGGACGCTCGAATGCCCGGGCAGCATCCAGGGCCGGACGATCGAGATCGACGGTCTCGCCTCGACGACGGTCGACGTGCTCGTCCGCGTACACCACGCTGGCGGCCGGCTGGAAAGCCACGTGCTCAAGCCGATCGATCCCCAGGTCACGCTGGGTGCGGCGACCACGGGTTGGCAGCGGGCGCTCGGCTACCTGCGGCTCGGCATCGAGCACATCCTGCTCGGCGTCGACCACCTGCTGTTCGTGCTCGGCCTGCTGCTCATCGTCGGGGGCCGGTGGATGCTCTTCAAGACGATCTCGTCGTTCACGGTGGCCCACAGCATCACGCTCGCGATTGCGACGCTGGGGTATGCCAGCGCGCCGCTGTTGCCGCTCAACGCGGCGATCGCGCTGAGCATCCTGTTCCTCGGTCCGGAGATCGTGCGCAAGAGGCAGGGCGGGACGAGCCTGACCATCGCGCAGCCCTGGCTCGTCGCGTTCGCCTTCGGCCTGCTGCACGGGTTCGGCTTCGCCAGCGGCCTGACGACGATGGGGCTGCCACAGGCGGAGATCCCGATGGCCCTCCTGCTGTTCAACGTCGGAGTGGAGATCGGCCAGGTGGGGTTCGTCGGCCTGATCCTCGCGCTCGAGCGCTCGTTCCGCACGCTGGAGATCCGATGGCCGCGGTTTGCCGAGGCACTTCCCGCCTATGTCGTCGGCTCGCTCGGCGCCTACTGGACGATTCAACGGACCGTCGTCCTTCTCGGAGCGCTGCGATGA
- a CDS encoding HupE/UreJ family protein has translation MSARDWRGSLPRDVLIATVFVLAVASTAMAHPQQGQAQGFLTGVRHPVAGLDHVLAMICVGVWGAQLGQPAIWLLPVTFPMVMALGGFLGLVGIPLPGVEVAVSLSAVLLGVMVARAARPPLAVAAVLVGVFAIFHGHAHGTELPAGQSGLAYSIGFVTATGCLHGVGIAIGEVNRWPAGRVLLRAAGVAVALAGAALTWSAL, from the coding sequence ATGAGTGCGCGAGATTGGCGGGGCAGCCTCCCCCGTGATGTCCTCATCGCGACGGTGTTCGTCCTCGCCGTCGCGAGTACGGCGATGGCGCACCCCCAGCAGGGCCAGGCGCAGGGCTTCCTGACCGGCGTGCGTCACCCGGTCGCCGGCCTCGATCACGTGCTCGCGATGATCTGTGTCGGGGTGTGGGGCGCGCAGCTCGGGCAACCGGCAATCTGGCTGCTGCCGGTGACGTTTCCGATGGTCATGGCGTTGGGCGGCTTCCTCGGCCTGGTCGGCATCCCGCTGCCGGGCGTGGAGGTGGCCGTGTCGCTGTCGGCCGTCCTCCTGGGCGTGATGGTGGCGCGCGCGGCAAGGCCCCCTCTGGCGGTCGCGGCCGTCCTCGTCGGCGTCTTCGCGATCTTCCACGGCCACGCGCACGGCACGGAGCTCCCGGCCGGCCAGAGCGGATTGGCGTACAGCATCGGCTTCGTGACGGCGACGGGCTGTCTCCACGGGGTCGGCATCGCCATCGGCGAGGTGAACCGTTGGCCGGCGGGTCGGGTGCTGCTCCGCGCGGCGGGCGTGGCGGTGGCGCTCGCGGGGGCGGCCCTCACGTGGAGCGCGCTGTGA
- a CDS encoding HupE/UreJ family protein yields MKGSTPVARRLAVCGLATVCGVLVPGRAEAHLVTTGLGPVYDGISHVLMSPDDLVPILAMSLLAGLNGVRASRMTLFSLTLAWLAAGAAGFFFGHTVLPLAVTSASFLIVGGLTAADRRLAPAVVTGLAVAVGLLHGWMNGAAIAETGRSALGLVGIAATVFVCVSLVSALVTVPRAAWWRIAVRVAGSWVAAIGLLMIGWAVRGR; encoded by the coding sequence GTGAAGGGCTCCACACCGGTCGCCCGGCGTCTCGCGGTGTGCGGTCTGGCCACGGTGTGCGGCGTGCTGGTCCCCGGCCGGGCGGAGGCCCACCTGGTCACCACCGGCCTCGGACCGGTCTATGACGGCATCTCCCATGTCCTGATGAGCCCCGACGACCTGGTGCCCATCCTGGCGATGTCGTTGCTGGCCGGGCTGAACGGCGTGCGCGCCAGCCGCATGACGCTGTTCTCGTTGACCCTCGCCTGGCTGGCAGCAGGTGCGGCAGGGTTCTTCTTCGGCCACACGGTGCTGCCCCTGGCAGTGACCAGCGCCTCCTTCCTGATCGTGGGCGGCTTGACGGCCGCGGATCGACGGCTGGCTCCAGCGGTCGTGACGGGCTTGGCCGTGGCGGTGGGCCTGCTCCACGGCTGGATGAACGGGGCCGCCATCGCCGAGACCGGCCGCTCGGCGCTCGGCCTGGTCGGCATCGCCGCCACGGTGTTCGTCTGCGTCTCGCTGGTGTCGGCGCTCGTGACCGTGCCGCGCGCGGCATGGTGGCGGATCGCCGTGCGGGTGGCCGGCAGCTGGGTTGCAGCCATCGGGCTGTTGATGATCGGATGGGCGGTGCGTGGGCGGTGA
- a CDS encoding transporter, with protein sequence MSVSTYVRTAPAMRSGACALLGLLLCTPSARAQDLDPRAYARAPVDATFLVTGFSVSHGGVVSDASLPLTDIDATVVTPSVGVARSFGLFGQTAQAFVALPYSWARVSGNLAGEARQTTRSGLSDMRFRLSVLLRGAPAASMQQIATAPRRTILGASVTVVAPTGQFFPEKLINLGTNRWTVKPEFAVSQPLGKRWLLDTYAALWMFTANESFYPGTSVRTQSPIAAFQAHISYSVRPLTWAAFDATYYVGGRTTIQGVTNDDRQSNSRIGATLALPVGRRHSVKLAVSRGAIIRYGADFSTISLGWQTAWAPMPKPTRSATGVSHGAGNDTRWTVR encoded by the coding sequence ATGTCGGTCAGCACGTACGTCAGAACGGCGCCGGCGATGAGAAGCGGCGCCTGCGCGCTGCTCGGCCTCCTGCTCTGCACGCCCTCGGCGCGGGCCCAGGATCTCGATCCGAGAGCCTATGCGAGGGCGCCCGTCGACGCGACGTTCCTCGTCACCGGCTTCTCCGTGTCGCACGGCGGTGTCGTGTCGGATGCATCGCTGCCCCTCACCGACATCGACGCGACGGTCGTGACGCCGTCGGTCGGCGTCGCTCGCTCGTTCGGCCTGTTCGGCCAGACCGCCCAGGCGTTCGTCGCCCTGCCCTACTCCTGGGCGCGAGTCTCGGGAAACCTGGCGGGAGAGGCGCGGCAGACCACGCGCAGCGGCCTCTCCGACATGCGCTTCAGGCTGTCGGTCCTGCTGCGTGGCGCCCCGGCCGCCTCGATGCAGCAGATCGCGACGGCGCCGCGACGAACGATCCTCGGGGCGAGCGTGACCGTCGTCGCGCCGACGGGCCAGTTCTTCCCCGAGAAGTTGATCAACCTCGGCACCAACCGCTGGACGGTCAAGCCGGAGTTCGCGGTGTCGCAGCCGTTGGGCAAGCGATGGCTGCTCGACACCTACGCCGCGCTCTGGATGTTCACGGCCAACGAGTCGTTCTATCCGGGCACGTCGGTGCGGACCCAGTCGCCCATCGCCGCATTCCAGGCGCACATCAGCTACAGCGTCCGTCCGTTGACGTGGGCGGCCTTCGACGCCACGTACTACGTGGGCGGCCGGACGACGATTCAGGGGGTCACCAACGATGATCGCCAGTCCAACTCGCGAATCGGCGCCACCCTGGCGCTGCCGGTCGGACGACGGCACTCGGTGAAACTGGCCGTGAGCCGTGGCGCGATCATCCGCTACGGGGCCGACTTCAGCACGATCTCGCTGGGGTGGCAGACGGCCTGGGCGCCGATGCCGAAACCGACCAGGTCGGCCACCGGCGTCTCGCACGGTGCCGGGAACGACACGCGATGGACCGTGAGATGA
- a CDS encoding multidrug efflux SMR transporter: MTPWGWLLIAGSFEIAWAIGLKYTDGWTRPGPSLATLALLAASMYCLAVAARSLPIGTAYAVWTGIGAAGTALLGMLLLGEPRTPLRLASLGLILLGVAGLKLAR; the protein is encoded by the coding sequence ATGACTCCCTGGGGCTGGCTGCTCATCGCCGGGTCGTTCGAGATCGCCTGGGCGATCGGGCTGAAGTACACCGATGGCTGGACGCGTCCGGGGCCGTCGCTGGCGACGCTCGCGCTGCTGGCCGCGAGCATGTACTGTCTCGCCGTGGCCGCGCGTTCGCTGCCGATCGGGACCGCCTACGCGGTGTGGACGGGCATCGGCGCGGCGGGGACGGCCCTGCTGGGCATGCTGCTGCTGGGGGAGCCGCGGACCCCGCTCCGCCTGGCGAGCCTGGGCCTCATCCTGCTCGGCGTCGCCGGCCTGAAGCTGGCCCGCTGA
- a CDS encoding YraN family protein, with amino-acid sequence MFRAQACPASTPDPRQALGVDGEAVASAALRRRGYAILASRFRTPFGEIDLIARDEDTLVFVEVKTRRDETFGGGAAAITWRKQRTLTRVAEAFLARSRLGPVPCRFDVVVVHWPPEGDPSAEVFRNAFDAVR; translated from the coding sequence ATGTTTCGCGCGCAGGCGTGCCCGGCCTCCACTCCTGATCCCCGTCAGGCCCTCGGCGTCGACGGCGAGGCCGTGGCGAGCGCGGCCCTGCGGCGTCGCGGCTACGCCATCCTGGCCTCGCGGTTCCGCACGCCCTTCGGCGAAATCGACCTGATCGCCCGCGACGAGGACACGCTGGTGTTCGTCGAGGTGAAGACCCGGCGCGACGAGACGTTCGGTGGGGGAGCTGCGGCCATCACCTGGCGCAAGCAGCGCACGCTGACGCGCGTCGCCGAGGCCTTCCTCGCGCGCTCCCGCCTCGGCCCCGTCCCCTGCCGCTTCGACGTCGTCGTCGTGCACTGGCCGCCCGAGGGCGACCCGAGCGCGGAGGTCTTCCGCAACGCCTTCGACGCCGTCAGGTGA